One genomic region from Mycobacterium basiliense encodes:
- a CDS encoding PE family protein — protein MSYLLVVPEILTSAATDLEGIASALGAANLAAAVPTTGLLAAGADEVSQAVASLFAGYGQAYQSMSTQAAAFHAQFVQAISGASGAYATAEAASASPLQALEDAVFGVVNAPTQALLGRPLVGNGADGTAANPNGGAGGLLYGNGGNGYSQTTAGVAGGAGGSAGLIGNGGMGGAGGAGAAGGAGGMGGWWLGNGGAGGAGGAGTAGAVGFNGVSGGAGGAGGAAGWWGAGGVGGQGGTGGMAGGYDNVNNIYGTTAGDGGVGGMGGRGGWLFGDAGAGGQGGAGGDGNYAGNGSYGGAGGAGGAGGAAGMFGSGGAGAAGGAGGTFGSGGNAALAGSGGQGGHGGQGGWLYGNGGAGGQGGLGADSAQTDGMGNFIDSQRAGDGGAGGNGGGAGLIGVGGAGGAGGGGGLDAWLSAGSGGRGGDGGHGGWLFGSAGDGGQGGVGGNGFALNTSFPPDTYSYRSDMGGTGGAGGHGGAAGLFGAGGAGGAGGAAGVGGYGAGAGGDGGNGGAGGTLLGDAGVGGRGGAGGDAYWTYTSNGNPAFDGGRGGGAGGNGGVGGAAGLFGAGAVGGAGGAGGLSGYGVGGSGGNGGGGGAGGWLAGDGGAGGHGGAAGNGVSDPVNGVTDGDGGTGGNGGAGGGARGWFANGGVGGGGGAGGASYGFAASGGNGGNGGGGGAAGALIGAGGVGGSGGAGGAGVVGPPAANPGNDGLDGVTGAGGLLLGG, from the coding sequence ATGTCGTACCTGTTGGTGGTCCCAGAGATATTGACCTCGGCGGCGACGGATTTGGAAGGAATCGCGTCAGCGTTGGGCGCGGCCAACCTGGCCGCTGCGGTCCCGACCACCGGGCTGCTGGCCGCCGGCGCTGATGAGGTCTCCCAAGCCGTGGCGTCGTTGTTTGCCGGCTACGGGCAGGCCTACCAATCGATGAGCACACAGGCGGCCGCGTTCCATGCCCAATTTGTCCAGGCAATCAGTGGCGCGAGCGGCGCATATGCCACCGCCGAGGCGGCCAGCGCCTCGCCATTGCAAGCCCTGGAAGACGCGGTGTTCGGTGTGGTCAACGCGCCGACCCAGGCCCTACTCGGACGCCCACTGGTCGGCAACGGCGCCGATGGGACGGCGGCCAACCCAAACGGCGGTGCCGGTGGGTTGTTGTACGGCAACGGCGGCAACGGCTATTCGCAGACGACCGCCGGGGTCGCCGGGGGAGCCGGTGGCTCTGCGGGTCTGATCGGCAACGGCGGGATGGGCGGTGCCGGCGGGGCCGGTGCGGCGGGCGGGGCCGGCGGAATGGGCGGCTGGTGGTTAGGCAACGGCGGCGCCGGGGGAGCCGGGGGCGCGGGCACCGCGGGCGCGGTGGGTTTCAACGGGGTTAGCGGTGGCGCCGGTGGCGCCGGCGGCGCGGCCGGCTGGTGGGGCGCCGGGGGCGTCGGCGGGCAGGGTGGAACCGGCGGGATGGCCGGCGGCTACGACAACGTGAACAACATCTACGGCACCACCGCGGGCGACGGCGGCGTCGGCGGCATGGGCGGTCGTGGCGGGTGGCTGTTCGGCGACGCCGGAGCCGGCGGGCAGGGCGGGGCCGGCGGGGACGGCAACTATGCGGGCAATGGTTCCTACGGCGGTGCTGGCGGCGCGGGCGGCGCCGGTGGTGCCGCCGGCATGTTCGGATCTGGTGGGGCCGGAGCGGCCGGTGGAGCCGGCGGGACGTTCGGTAGCGGCGGAAACGCCGCGCTAGCGGGAAGTGGCGGTCAGGGTGGCCACGGCGGTCAAGGTGGGTGGCTCTACGGCAACGGCGGTGCCGGCGGCCAAGGTGGCCTGGGTGCGGACAGCGCGCAGACCGACGGTATGGGCAACTTCATCGACTCTCAGCGAGCGGGTGACGGCGGGGCCGGCGGCAATGGCGGTGGCGCCGGGCTGATTGGAGTCGGTGGCGCCGGCGGGGCCGGCGGCGGCGGTGGGCTCGACGCCTGGCTCAGTGCTGGTAGCGGTGGCCGGGGAGGCGATGGTGGCCACGGCGGGTGGCTTTTTGGCAGTGCCGGCGACGGCGGGCAGGGCGGCGTTGGTGGCAACGGCTTTGCCTTGAATACTTCGTTCCCGCCGGATACGTATTCGTACCGGTCTGATATGGGTGGCACCGGTGGCGCTGGCGGGCACGGCGGAGCTGCGGGGCTGTTCGGCGCGGGCGGCGCCGGTGGCGCGGGCGGGGCCGCCGGGGTCGGCGGTTATGGCGCCGGCGCTGGGGGCGACGGCGGTAATGGCGGCGCCGGCGGAACGCTGTTGGGCGATGCTGGCGTCGGCGGGCGGGGTGGCGCCGGCGGGGACGCCTACTGGACGTACACCTCCAACGGCAACCCCGCGTTCGACGGGGGCCGTGGTGGCGGCGCCGGCGGTAATGGCGGCGTCGGCGGTGCTGCCGGTCTGTTCGGTGCCGGCGCCGTCGGCGGCGCCGGTGGTGCTGGCGGCCTCAGCGGCTATGGCGTCGGCGGCAGCGGCGGAAACGGCGGTGGCGGCGGTGCTGGTGGGTGGCTGGCTGGCGACGGCGGGGCCGGCGGTCACGGTGGCGCCGCCGGCAACGGGGTGAGCGACCCGGTGAACGGCGTGACCGACGGTGATGGCGGCACCGGCGGCAACGGCGGTGCCGGTGGCGGCGCGCGCGGATGGTTCGCTAACGGAGGCGTCGGCGGCGGTGGCGGTGCCGGCGGTGCCAGCTACGGATTTGCTGCCTCCGGCGGCAATGGCGGCAATGGCGGTGGCGGCGGGGCCGCTGGTGCGCTGATCGGCGCAGGCGGCGTTGGCGGGTCCGGCGGAGCCGGTGGAGCCGGTGTGGTCGGTCCTCCCGCAGCCAATCCGGGTAATGATGGGCTGGACGGCGTCACCGGTGCCGGCGGACTGCTGCTTGGCGGCTAG
- a CDS encoding class I SAM-dependent methyltransferase, translating into MPRTDSDTWNITESVGATALGVAAARAAETESDDPLIHDPFARIFVDAAGDGMWTLFANPALLAAASDIEPLVRTRVRQMIDFMAARTAFFDEFFLGAADADVRQVVILASGLDSRAWRLPWPNGTVVYELDQPRVLEFKSATLSRHGARPTAKLVNIPIDLRQDWPAALRDSGFDASKASAWSAEGLVRYLPARAQDLLFERIDALSPAGSWLAANVPEEGFLDPDLVRRQHEDMRRMRAAAGKLVEIQMPDVEELWYAEERTVLADWLADRGWEASVTTSAELLAHHGRPVPNDSEGPIPPTLFVSARRPVT; encoded by the coding sequence ATGCCGCGAACCGATAGCGATACCTGGAACATCACCGAGAGCGTGGGAGCCACCGCGCTCGGTGTGGCGGCCGCGCGAGCGGCCGAAACCGAGAGCGATGATCCGCTCATCCACGACCCGTTTGCGCGCATCTTTGTCGATGCCGCCGGCGATGGGATGTGGACCTTGTTCGCCAACCCCGCGCTGCTGGCCGCGGCGTCCGACATCGAGCCCTTGGTGCGGACACGGGTGCGGCAGATGATCGACTTCATGGCGGCGCGCACGGCATTCTTCGACGAGTTCTTCCTCGGTGCGGCCGACGCCGATGTCAGACAGGTCGTGATCCTGGCCTCGGGACTGGATTCGCGTGCCTGGCGGTTGCCGTGGCCGAACGGCACCGTCGTCTACGAACTCGATCAGCCCAGGGTGCTGGAGTTCAAATCCGCCACATTGAGCCGGCACGGCGCGCGACCGACAGCCAAACTGGTGAACATTCCGATAGACCTGCGCCAAGACTGGCCGGCGGCCTTGCGGGACAGCGGTTTTGACGCGTCGAAAGCTAGTGCCTGGTCGGCCGAAGGGCTGGTGCGTTACCTGCCGGCGCGGGCGCAGGACCTCTTGTTCGAGCGCATCGACGCGCTGAGTCCTGCCGGCAGTTGGCTGGCTGCCAACGTGCCAGAAGAGGGCTTCCTGGATCCCGATCTGGTGCGACGCCAACACGAGGACATGCGGCGAATGCGGGCGGCGGCCGGCAAGCTGGTGGAAATCCAGATGCCGGACGTGGAAGAGCTCTGGTACGCCGAAGAGCGCACCGTGCTCGCCGACTGGCTGGCTGACCGCGGCTGGGAGGCGTCGGTGACAACCTCGGCCGAGTTGCTTGCCCACCACGGGCGCCCGGTGCCCAACGACTCTGAAGGCCCGATCCCGCCGACCCTGTTCGTATCAGCGCGGCGGCCCGTGACCTGA
- a CDS encoding nuclear transport factor 2 family protein — protein sequence MTRTPQEVFVHHGRALATGDLDEIVADYADDSVLPTSAGVARGKDAIRKVFATLLDDLPNAAWDLKSQVFEGDLLFLEWAAESADNRVDDGVDTFVFRDGMIRAQTVRYTPRTKG from the coding sequence ATGACGCGTACACCCCAGGAGGTATTCGTCCACCACGGACGAGCGCTTGCCACCGGCGACCTTGACGAGATCGTTGCCGATTACGCCGACGACTCCGTGCTGCCGACATCGGCGGGCGTCGCACGCGGCAAGGACGCCATCCGAAAAGTGTTCGCCACGTTGCTCGATGATCTGCCCAACGCCGCCTGGGACTTGAAGTCTCAAGTTTTTGAGGGCGACCTGCTGTTTCTCGAGTGGGCCGCCGAGTCGGCGGATAACCGGGTCGATGACGGCGTCGACACGTTTGTGTTTCGCGACGGGATGATCCGAGCCCAGACCGTGCGCTACACCCCCCGCACCAAGGGGTGA
- a CDS encoding phosphotransferase family protein, with protein MSGQGLGEGPLSDVSTVTGGTQNVMLRFTRSGRTYVLRRGPRHLRARSNSVILRETKVLAALADTDVPHPSLIATCDDPSVLGDAVFYLMEPIDGFNAGEGLPPLHAGDARIRFGMGLSMADALAKLGAIDHVAVGLADFGKPEGFLERQVPRWLSELDSYQQYEGYPGPQIPGIEEVSAWLQSHRPARWTPGIMHGDYHAANVVFSLTGPQVVAIVDWEMCTIGDPLLDLGWLLATWRQPDGSSVFSHALGGQDGLASTEDLLRQYAANTTRDLSHITWYTVLACFKLGIVIEGTLARACAGQAEKEVGDQLHAATVHLFERALNLIGRP; from the coding sequence ATGTCGGGACAGGGACTGGGCGAGGGCCCGTTGTCCGACGTTTCGACGGTCACCGGCGGAACGCAGAACGTCATGCTGCGTTTCACCAGGTCCGGACGTACCTATGTACTGCGTCGCGGACCACGCCACCTGCGTGCGCGCAGCAACAGTGTGATCCTGCGTGAAACCAAAGTGCTTGCGGCGCTAGCGGATACCGATGTTCCCCACCCATCGTTGATCGCCACCTGCGACGACCCCTCGGTGCTTGGTGACGCCGTCTTCTACCTGATGGAGCCGATCGACGGATTCAACGCCGGCGAAGGACTGCCGCCGCTGCACGCCGGTGATGCACGCATCCGCTTCGGCATGGGACTTTCGATGGCCGACGCGCTGGCCAAACTCGGCGCCATCGACCATGTTGCGGTGGGCCTGGCAGATTTCGGCAAACCGGAAGGATTCCTGGAACGCCAAGTGCCGCGCTGGCTTTCCGAGCTGGACTCCTATCAACAGTACGAGGGCTACCCGGGGCCGCAGATCCCCGGCATCGAGGAGGTGTCGGCCTGGTTGCAGAGCCACCGACCCGCACGCTGGACACCGGGCATCATGCACGGCGACTATCACGCGGCCAACGTCGTGTTCTCCCTGACCGGGCCGCAGGTGGTCGCCATCGTCGATTGGGAGATGTGCACCATCGGTGACCCGCTGCTCGATTTGGGCTGGCTGCTGGCCACCTGGCGCCAGCCGGATGGATCCAGCGTGTTCAGCCATGCGCTCGGCGGGCAGGACGGGTTGGCCAGCACCGAGGACCTACTGCGGCAGTACGCCGCCAACACCACCCGCGACCTGTCCCACATCACCTGGTACACCGTGCTGGCCTGTTTCAAGCTCGGCATCGTGATCGAGGGAACGCTGGCTCGCGCCTGCGCGGGCCAGGCCGAGAAAGAAGTCGGCGACCAGCTGCACGCCGCCACGGTGCACTTGTTCGAACGTGCGCTCAACCTGATCGGAAGGCCCTGA
- a CDS encoding PE family protein: protein MSFLFTQPDMLVAAAADLAGIGSTISQATVAAAMPTTGILAAGADEVSAAVVALFGAHAQNYQSLSAQALQFHQQFVRALTSAGEAYGGAEAVNAAQQALNMVNAPTQALLGRPLIGNGGDGAAGSGQAGGAGGLLYGNGGNGGSGGPGQAGGNGGAAGLIGQGGAGGQGGVGGSGGSGGAGGWLYGSGGQGGAGGPSGGNGGAGGNAGLWGAGGAGGVGGAGSTGSQGVNPGPDYADPAAANGHNGANGGIGERGGNGTSGAPGGDHQAGGNGGSGGTGGAGDPGGNGGNGGDGGLGAPGGNGGGGGAGQPQGGIGGQGGAGGAGAPGGNGGAGGDVTNAPFSLGGNGGDGGDGGAGAAGGRGGNGGGNSSTSYLQGRGGTGGHGGDATGPLSAGGNGSAGGHGGAGGRGGWLMGDGGAGGAGGLGGIGGAGAAGGPGGAGGNGVNTSDYLGGTGGDGGAGASGGAGGTGGNGGAGGAGGLLGHAGAAGVGGVGGNGGAGGAGGAGGAGGYGPFGGQGLSGATGHTGAQGATGANGMPG, encoded by the coding sequence ATGTCGTTTTTATTTACACAGCCGGATATGCTAGTGGCGGCGGCAGCGGATTTGGCCGGCATTGGTTCGACGATCAGCCAGGCAACGGTGGCGGCGGCAATGCCGACCACGGGCATACTGGCCGCGGGTGCGGACGAGGTGTCGGCAGCCGTGGTCGCCCTGTTCGGTGCGCACGCCCAGAATTACCAATCGCTGAGCGCCCAGGCGCTGCAGTTTCACCAGCAATTCGTGCGGGCGCTGACCTCGGCTGGGGAAGCCTACGGCGGTGCTGAGGCCGTCAACGCGGCGCAGCAAGCGCTGAACATGGTCAATGCGCCCACGCAGGCGCTGTTGGGTCGCCCGCTGATCGGCAATGGTGGCGATGGCGCGGCGGGCAGCGGGCAAGCCGGCGGGGCCGGCGGGTTGTTGTATGGCAACGGGGGCAACGGCGGATCCGGCGGACCCGGTCAAGCGGGAGGCAACGGGGGCGCCGCTGGACTAATCGGCCAAGGCGGAGCCGGCGGGCAAGGCGGGGTCGGCGGCAGCGGCGGTAGCGGTGGGGCCGGAGGCTGGCTTTACGGTAGCGGCGGCCAAGGCGGCGCCGGCGGCCCGTCCGGCGGCAACGGCGGGGCCGGGGGCAACGCCGGGCTATGGGGAGCCGGTGGAGCTGGAGGCGTCGGCGGGGCCGGCAGCACCGGTTCGCAGGGAGTCAATCCGGGGCCCGACTATGCGGATCCGGCGGCGGCCAATGGTCACAACGGCGCCAACGGCGGCATCGGCGAACGGGGCGGAAACGGAACGTCCGGCGCCCCCGGCGGCGACCATCAGGCCGGGGGCAACGGGGGAAGCGGCGGGACTGGCGGTGCCGGGGATCCCGGTGGCAACGGCGGCAACGGCGGCGACGGCGGCCTTGGTGCACCTGGCGGTAACGGTGGTGGCGGGGGCGCTGGCCAACCCCAGGGTGGTATCGGCGGCCAGGGGGGCGCCGGCGGTGCGGGAGCCCCGGGCGGTAACGGCGGTGCCGGCGGCGATGTCACCAACGCCCCATTTTCCCTGGGCGGCAACGGCGGCGATGGCGGCGATGGCGGCGCCGGTGCGGCCGGCGGAAGGGGCGGCAATGGTGGGGGCAACAGCAGCACCTCCTATCTTCAAGGCCGTGGGGGCACCGGTGGCCATGGCGGGGATGCCACCGGTCCGCTGAGCGCCGGCGGCAACGGTAGCGCCGGTGGCCACGGTGGCGCCGGCGGTCGTGGCGGGTGGTTGATGGGCGATGGCGGGGCTGGTGGCGCCGGCGGTCTGGGCGGCATCGGCGGTGCCGGCGCTGCGGGCGGTCCGGGCGGCGCCGGCGGCAATGGCGTCAACACCAGCGATTATCTCGGCGGCACGGGCGGGGACGGCGGTGCCGGTGCGTCCGGCGGGGCGGGCGGTACCGGCGGCAACGGCGGGGCGGGCGGGGCCGGCGGACTGCTGGGTCACGCGGGTGCCGCTGGAGTCGGCGGCGTGGGCGGTAACGGTGGTGCGGGTGGCGCGGGTGGTGCGGGCGGCGCCGGGGGTTACGGCCCATTTGGTGGCCAAGGGTTATCCGGTGCAACCGGTCACACCGGGGCGCAGGGCGCTACTGGCGCCAATGGAATGCCCGGCTGA
- a CDS encoding TrkA C-terminal domain-containing protein — MYAIASLLAVLAVSLLVTRVATVVLAASGMSGEAARFQARSAFTGAGFTTTESEVVVSHPVRRRVVMLLMLVGNIGFVAVASSLILGFRGDAVGASWMRVFVLAAGLLLLVYLSRSPWVNRWLTALIGRALRRWTDMAGRDSAVLADLGDGYVVSELAIEADDWVSGSTLRELRLPEEGLLVLGINRDDGDYEAHPGPDSRVSCGDVLVLYGHADAIADLDQRAVDDGDASHARAVQRHMARGGVPG; from the coding sequence ATGTACGCAATCGCTTCACTGCTCGCCGTGCTGGCCGTCTCGCTGCTCGTCACCAGGGTTGCAACCGTGGTGCTGGCCGCCTCGGGGATGTCCGGGGAGGCGGCGCGGTTCCAAGCCCGGTCGGCGTTCACCGGTGCCGGCTTCACCACCACAGAGTCCGAGGTTGTGGTGTCGCATCCGGTGCGCCGCCGAGTGGTGATGCTGCTCATGCTGGTGGGTAACATCGGCTTCGTTGCGGTCGCGAGTTCGCTGATTCTCGGTTTCCGAGGCGACGCCGTCGGGGCGTCGTGGATGCGGGTCTTCGTGCTGGCGGCGGGACTGCTGCTGCTGGTGTATCTGTCTCGCAGTCCCTGGGTGAACCGCTGGCTGACGGCGCTGATCGGTCGGGCATTGCGCCGCTGGACCGACATGGCGGGCCGGGACTCCGCGGTGTTGGCCGACCTGGGGGACGGCTACGTGGTCAGTGAGTTGGCGATCGAGGCGGACGACTGGGTGTCCGGAAGCACGCTGCGGGAGCTCCGGTTGCCGGAGGAGGGTTTGCTGGTGCTCGGGATCAATCGAGATGACGGCGACTACGAGGCGCATCCGGGCCCGGATAGCCGGGTTTCGTGCGGCGACGTGCTGGTGCTCTACGGCCACGCCGACGCGATCGCCGACCTCGATCAGCGAGCCGTTGACGACGGTGACGCCTCCCATGCCCGTGCGGTGCAGCGACATATGGCCCGCGGCGGCGTCCCCGGGTGA
- a CDS encoding pyridoxal phosphate-dependent aminotransferase, with product MTARLRPELAGLPVYVPGKTVPGAIKLASNETVFGPLPGVRAAIEHAAASINRYPDNGCLELKAALAKHVTAQSASDFGPEHIAVGCGSVSLCQQLVQITASVGDEVIYGWRSFELYPPQVEVAGATAVGVPLTNHTHDLYAMLAAVTERTRLILVCNPNNPTSTVVEPDALTRFVETVPPHILIAIDEAYVEYIRDGMAPASLELVGSHSNVVVLRTFSKAYGLAGLRVGYAIGQPDVITALDKVYVPFTVSSIAQAGAIASLDAADELLARTDAVVAERARVSAALRDAGFTLPPSQSNFVWLPLGPRTRDFVEQAADARIVVRPHGTDGVRVTVGAPEENDALLRFARSWHGHRGDLQ from the coding sequence GTGACTGCCCGCCTGAGGCCCGAGTTGGCCGGGCTGCCGGTTTACGTTCCCGGTAAGACCGTGCCGGGCGCCATCAAACTGGCCAGCAACGAGACGGTGTTCGGCCCGCTACCCGGCGTCAGGGCGGCCATCGAGCACGCCGCCGCGTCGATCAACCGCTATCCCGACAACGGCTGTCTGGAGCTCAAGGCGGCGCTGGCCAAGCACGTCACCGCGCAGAGCGCCTCGGATTTCGGTCCCGAACACATCGCCGTGGGTTGCGGTTCGGTGAGCCTGTGCCAGCAGCTCGTCCAGATCACCGCATCGGTGGGCGACGAGGTGATCTACGGGTGGCGCAGCTTCGAGCTGTACCCGCCCCAGGTAGAGGTGGCCGGCGCAACCGCCGTCGGGGTGCCGTTGACCAACCACACCCACGACCTCTACGCCATGCTCGCCGCGGTCACCGAGCGCACCCGCCTGATTTTGGTGTGCAACCCCAACAATCCGACCTCCACCGTGGTCGAGCCGGACGCGCTGACACGCTTCGTCGAGACCGTTCCGCCGCACATCCTGATTGCCATCGACGAGGCCTACGTCGAGTACATCCGCGACGGCATGGCTCCCGCCAGCCTCGAGCTGGTCGGCTCCCATAGCAACGTCGTGGTGTTGCGAACGTTCTCCAAGGCCTACGGGCTGGCAGGTCTGCGGGTCGGCTACGCGATCGGTCAACCCGATGTGATCACCGCTCTGGACAAGGTCTACGTCCCGTTCACGGTCTCGAGCATCGCGCAAGCCGGCGCCATCGCGTCGCTGGATGCCGCCGACGAGCTGCTGGCCCGCACGGACGCCGTCGTCGCCGAGCGGGCACGGGTCAGCGCTGCGTTGCGCGATGCCGGATTCACGCTGCCGCCGTCGCAGTCCAATTTCGTCTGGCTGCCGCTGGGCCCCCGCACCCGAGACTTCGTCGAGCAGGCCGCCGACGCCCGCATCGTGGTCCGCCCGCACGGTACCGACGGTGTCCGGGTGACCGTGGGCGCGCCGGAAGAAAATGACGCCTTGCTGCGATTCGCCCGCAGCTGGCACGGGCACCGGGGAGACCTGCAATGA
- a CDS encoding DUF4334 domain-containing protein, translated as MSAWTARQQFTDFKNCAHPIPDAELDDFWQTLAPATIDGMIGQWKGGEFHTGHKMNGRLQEANWFGKTFNSPTDVQPLVCLDADGNRFSNVAMGKGEASLWLEQFRGEITATMVYDGQPVHDHFKRIDDDAVMGIMNGKGVLDNGRYYYFYLERV; from the coding sequence ATGAGCGCATGGACAGCCCGCCAGCAGTTCACCGACTTCAAGAACTGCGCCCACCCCATCCCGGACGCAGAACTCGACGATTTCTGGCAGACGCTTGCGCCCGCAACCATCGACGGCATGATCGGCCAGTGGAAGGGCGGCGAATTTCACACCGGCCACAAGATGAACGGCCGACTGCAGGAGGCCAACTGGTTCGGCAAGACATTCAACTCGCCCACCGATGTTCAGCCACTGGTGTGTCTGGACGCCGACGGAAACAGGTTCTCCAACGTGGCGATGGGCAAGGGCGAGGCCAGCTTGTGGCTGGAGCAATTCCGCGGCGAGATCACCGCGACCATGGTCTATGACGGCCAACCCGTACACGACCACTTCAAGCGAATCGACGACGACGCGGTGATGGGCATCATGAACGGCAAGGGCGTTCTCGACAACGGCCGGTACTACTACTTTTATCTCGAGCGGGTGTAG
- a CDS encoding TIGR03086 family metal-binding protein, with product MASDLRPGPDSPPTNELASAEAALSVLQQVLHTIAGDDMSRPTPCREYDVSGLTGHLLNSITVLGGMAGADFAGPSANDDTASVEGQVIGAARPALDAWHRRGIDGDVSLGPGSMPARVAVSVFSIEFLVHAWDYATAVGHDMQAPDSLTDYVLGLARTLIKPQERSAAGFDEPVEVPEHASGLHRLVAFTGRNPTR from the coding sequence ATGGCCTCTGATTTGCGACCCGGACCAGATTCCCCGCCGACCAATGAGCTGGCGAGTGCCGAAGCCGCACTTTCGGTACTGCAGCAAGTCCTGCACACCATTGCCGGCGACGATATGTCGCGACCGACACCGTGCCGCGAGTACGACGTGTCGGGGCTGACCGGGCATCTGCTGAACTCGATCACGGTCCTGGGCGGAATGGCCGGCGCCGACTTCGCCGGCCCCTCAGCGAACGACGACACCGCCTCCGTCGAGGGACAAGTGATCGGTGCCGCCCGGCCGGCCCTGGACGCCTGGCATCGTAGGGGCATAGACGGCGATGTATCCCTGGGCCCGGGCTCGATGCCCGCCAGGGTGGCGGTTTCGGTGTTTTCGATCGAATTCCTGGTCCACGCGTGGGATTACGCCACGGCCGTGGGCCACGACATGCAGGCGCCGGATTCGTTGACCGACTACGTGCTGGGGTTGGCGCGCACGCTGATCAAGCCACAGGAACGCAGTGCCGCCGGATTCGACGAACCGGTGGAAGTGCCCGAGCATGCCAGCGGGCTGCATCGGCTGGTGGCTTTCACCGGCCGCAATCCGACCCGGTAG
- a CDS encoding crotonase/enoyl-CoA hydratase family protein, producing MGETYESVTVEIKDQVAQVTLIGPGKGNAMGPAFWSELPEVFAALDADRQVRAIVITGSGRNFSYGLDVPAMGGTFAPLMAEGALARPRTDFHAEVLRMQKATNAVADCRTPTIASVHGWCIGGGVDLVSAVDIRYASADAKFSVREVKLAIVADMGSLARLPLILNDGHLRELALTGRDIDAARAEKIGLVNSVYQDAEATLAAAHATAAEIAANPPLAVYGVKDVLDQQRTSRISENLRYVAAWNAAFLPSKDLTEGISATFAKRPPQFTGE from the coding sequence ATGGGTGAAACATACGAATCCGTCACCGTCGAAATCAAGGACCAGGTCGCGCAGGTGACCTTGATTGGACCGGGCAAGGGCAATGCGATGGGGCCCGCCTTCTGGTCGGAGCTGCCAGAGGTATTCGCGGCGCTGGACGCCGACCGCCAGGTGCGGGCCATCGTCATTACCGGGTCGGGCAGGAATTTCAGTTACGGACTGGACGTCCCGGCGATGGGCGGAACCTTTGCCCCGCTGATGGCCGAAGGTGCATTGGCGCGTCCGCGGACCGACTTCCACGCCGAGGTGCTGAGAATGCAGAAAGCCACCAACGCCGTCGCGGATTGCCGCACCCCCACCATCGCCTCGGTGCACGGCTGGTGCATCGGCGGCGGCGTCGATCTGGTCTCCGCGGTGGACATCCGCTACGCCAGCGCCGATGCCAAGTTCTCGGTGCGGGAAGTCAAGCTGGCAATCGTCGCCGACATGGGCAGTCTGGCCCGGCTGCCGCTGATCCTGAACGACGGCCACCTACGGGAGCTGGCATTGACCGGCCGCGACATCGATGCGGCTCGGGCTGAAAAGATCGGCCTGGTCAACAGCGTCTACCAGGACGCCGAGGCAACCCTGGCCGCGGCTCACGCCACCGCCGCCGAGATCGCGGCCAACCCGCCGTTGGCGGTCTACGGTGTCAAGGACGTCCTTGATCAGCAGCGCACGTCCAGAATCTCGGAGAATCTGCGCTATGTGGCCGCCTGGAATGCGGCGTTTCTACCGTCCAAGGACCTGACCGAAGGTATTTCGGCGACATTCGCCAAGCGTCCCCCGCAGTTCACCGGCGAGTAG